Proteins found in one bacterium genomic segment:
- a CDS encoding T9SS type A sorting domain-containing protein, protein MKTVVRNVVILALCILALTTLAAAADQAGSHMITRQHNGAAESWIQTVDPAVPWTLNATAYPGHAGGRRALDETGQMLWETSHPTGLMDNVALSDDGSVVAIGVTLNEFQLQVYDGVSGSMVYSKAGVDGAGSVAVSGAGDVIAYANGHSLYLMSATDSVPIWTADMGTQALAVVGMSRQGDHIVACEAQTTQNQDSVRVWAFERASSTPLWTHAFPIAAVGGWYGVRFSSDGSRVVVTGNARIWVYDPTSGALVWTVEANNTQYPAEISGNGRVITTGSNGGTFRVFGWDTGANTYVMLFRYAFTGGSSNWATASAVSGDGSTVACGSLQFIGAGYAGYVAVFDTYGGGIPIYLSPTMYDLVADVAISDDGLTIAASSWGDFANPANPNILVMDKYNPTPFFSYAHPGSPNAIAINPTGTRVVAGGKAVHNRQFGNGGHAYLFSADLEGGTVTGTVTVNHSPVSAGVIVEAVGQHRMALTNDAGEYYIYNVPAGTHTISAHKLGFTSATVSDVVVTDGGTVADINFTLDTVGVAPANLSASQAQLTSVHLAWNPMTLRGHQQRDFDHRLAVGDEPLDPTRGPVASAKSGPKNATKSGWQNARHSALDDALDEPDSIRVWRGTTQGGPYVPVATIDGASVAYDDSFHVFPTINYYYVTTAIYPTGESVYSNEAQGRLDASYLVYNPTVPPLTTAVTFDGVLSPNEWADAIRIDASDVFGYDGPNPPHSVYLYMKYDDTTDKLLIACEDHNQATLDDGEGFGIYVDDDNNNAWSYNNVGSEGNYWAYYYSSGATLRYRSLSGGPYGSNYYVFPNPQIGFSAAAGYVTGEVAIPMGFHQPYEIALYGPNRTAGIGFFITNRQGGGTLFDGWWPQNMPTVVSNPDYFGNCSIQATLFVPPVPPSAISVAASGPNLRISWTDPTTGIDSLPLHQQLDGVNIYRNGEFLDVVAPGTQTYLDADVVFGAWYEYSLAGFIPEADSSFVGPHSLPVGGFAGTEPPAIQNLVQDDGVFDTWTYVTYPDDGNRMGEKFGMPATHSKVYTIELYFNNTHPIGVGINSNDASIPGDALAGPYTITPPVANQFFTFHIPGLDQPTVQSLDSFWVTLNWQPDSPLDPYMGVDNTQPIQGQSYYYTNTSNWMPIAWGNCMIRAGVGDALINGTKGDGTPAVAHQFRLMTNYPNPFNPETMIPFELAESGQASLTIYNVMGQKVATLISGVQQAGYHVVQWKGHDDLGSSVASGVYLMRLEAGNHVATQKIMLLR, encoded by the coding sequence ATGAAGACGGTTGTTCGAAATGTTGTGATCCTCGCACTGTGTATTCTGGCGTTGACCACCCTTGCGGCGGCGGCGGACCAGGCGGGATCACACATGATTACGCGCCAGCACAACGGCGCTGCGGAATCGTGGATCCAGACCGTGGATCCGGCGGTTCCTTGGACATTGAACGCCACGGCTTACCCCGGTCATGCCGGTGGACGCCGCGCGCTCGATGAGACGGGGCAGATGCTGTGGGAAACTTCTCATCCCACAGGCCTGATGGACAACGTGGCGTTATCCGATGACGGATCCGTCGTGGCCATTGGCGTGACTCTTAACGAGTTTCAATTGCAGGTATACGACGGCGTAAGCGGCTCGATGGTCTACAGCAAGGCCGGAGTCGACGGTGCGGGATCCGTGGCCGTGTCCGGCGCGGGTGACGTTATTGCCTATGCCAATGGGCATTCTTTGTACCTGATGTCGGCAACGGATTCCGTGCCGATCTGGACCGCGGACATGGGCACGCAGGCGCTGGCGGTGGTCGGCATGTCGCGTCAGGGCGATCACATTGTCGCCTGCGAAGCGCAGACCACCCAGAATCAGGACAGCGTCCGCGTTTGGGCTTTCGAGCGGGCGTCCTCCACGCCGCTCTGGACGCACGCGTTCCCGATCGCCGCGGTTGGCGGCTGGTACGGCGTGAGGTTCTCCAGCGATGGATCCCGCGTCGTAGTGACGGGAAATGCGCGGATCTGGGTGTACGACCCGACCTCCGGCGCGCTGGTCTGGACAGTGGAAGCGAACAATACCCAGTATCCGGCAGAAATTTCCGGCAATGGCCGTGTGATTACGACCGGCAGCAACGGCGGCACGTTCCGCGTGTTTGGCTGGGATACGGGTGCAAACACCTACGTGATGCTGTTCCGCTATGCCTTTACGGGCGGTTCGTCCAACTGGGCGACGGCATCGGCCGTGTCCGGTGACGGCTCGACCGTGGCTTGCGGTTCGCTGCAGTTCATCGGCGCCGGTTATGCCGGTTACGTGGCCGTGTTTGACACCTACGGCGGGGGCATACCGATTTATCTGTCGCCGACAATGTATGACCTCGTCGCCGATGTCGCGATTTCCGACGACGGTCTGACGATTGCGGCTTCCTCTTGGGGCGATTTCGCCAATCCGGCGAACCCCAATATTCTGGTGATGGACAAGTACAATCCGACTCCGTTCTTCAGCTATGCGCATCCGGGATCTCCCAATGCCATCGCGATCAATCCGACCGGAACGCGCGTCGTTGCGGGCGGCAAGGCTGTGCACAACCGCCAGTTCGGCAACGGCGGCCATGCCTACCTGTTCTCGGCGGATCTTGAAGGCGGCACGGTGACGGGTACGGTGACGGTCAACCATTCGCCGGTCTCTGCCGGTGTTATCGTGGAAGCCGTGGGCCAGCACCGCATGGCGCTGACCAACGATGCGGGCGAGTACTACATTTATAACGTTCCCGCCGGAACCCACACGATCTCGGCGCACAAGCTGGGCTTCACCAGCGCGACGGTCTCGGACGTGGTGGTGACGGATGGCGGCACGGTCGCTGACATAAACTTCACGCTGGATACCGTCGGCGTGGCTCCGGCCAACCTCTCGGCGTCGCAGGCGCAGCTTACCAGCGTCCACCTCGCATGGAATCCGATGACGCTGCGCGGACACCAGCAGCGCGATTTCGATCATCGTCTGGCTGTCGGCGACGAGCCGCTGGACCCGACCCGCGGACCGGTGGCTTCGGCCAAGTCCGGCCCGAAAAACGCCACCAAGAGCGGCTGGCAGAATGCCCGCCATTCCGCACTGGATGACGCTCTGGACGAACCGGACTCGATCCGCGTCTGGCGCGGCACGACACAGGGTGGACCGTATGTCCCCGTAGCGACCATTGATGGCGCCTCCGTTGCCTACGACGACAGCTTCCACGTGTTCCCCACGATCAACTACTATTATGTGACGACCGCGATCTACCCCACCGGGGAGAGCGTCTATTCCAACGAAGCACAGGGCCGTCTTGACGCGTCCTATCTCGTGTACAATCCCACAGTCCCCCCGCTGACCACGGCCGTGACCTTTGACGGTGTGCTGTCCCCGAACGAATGGGCGGATGCCATTCGCATCGACGCGTCGGACGTCTTCGGTTATGACGGTCCCAATCCGCCGCACTCGGTCTACCTCTATATGAAGTACGACGACACGACGGACAAGCTGCTCATCGCCTGCGAAGACCACAACCAGGCCACGCTGGATGACGGCGAAGGCTTTGGTATCTATGTGGACGACGACAACAACAACGCCTGGAGCTACAACAACGTCGGCTCCGAAGGCAACTACTGGGCCTACTATTACAGCTCGGGCGCGACGCTGCGTTATCGTTCGCTCTCCGGTGGCCCCTACGGCTCCAACTACTACGTGTTCCCGAACCCGCAGATCGGTTTCTCCGCGGCGGCCGGCTATGTAACCGGTGAAGTGGCGATCCCCATGGGATTCCATCAGCCCTATGAAATCGCGCTGTACGGCCCGAACCGGACGGCAGGTATCGGTTTCTTCATCACCAATCGTCAGGGCGGCGGCACATTGTTCGACGGCTGGTGGCCGCAGAATATGCCGACCGTCGTATCGAACCCGGATTACTTCGGCAACTGCTCGATTCAGGCGACTCTGTTTGTTCCGCCGGTTCCGCCGAGCGCTATCAGCGTTGCAGCGTCCGGCCCGAACCTGCGCATTTCCTGGACCGATCCGACGACGGGCATTGACAGCCTTCCGCTGCACCAGCAGCTCGACGGCGTCAATATCTACCGCAACGGCGAGTTCCTCGACGTGGTAGCTCCCGGAACGCAAACCTACCTCGACGCGGACGTCGTGTTCGGCGCGTGGTATGAGTATTCGCTGGCGGGCTTCATTCCCGAAGCCGACAGCAGCTTCGTCGGACCGCATTCGCTGCCCGTGGGCGGCTTTGCCGGCACCGAGCCTCCGGCCATCCAGAATCTCGTGCAGGATGACGGCGTGTTCGACACGTGGACCTACGTGACGTATCCCGATGACGGCAACCGCATGGGTGAGAAGTTCGGCATGCCGGCCACTCACTCCAAGGTGTACACCATCGAACTCTACTTCAACAACACTCATCCCATCGGCGTCGGCATCAATTCCAACGATGCCAGCATTCCGGGCGATGCGCTGGCCGGACCGTACACGATTACGCCTCCGGTGGCCAACCAGTTCTTCACGTTCCACATTCCGGGTCTCGATCAGCCTACCGTTCAGTCCCTCGATTCCTTCTGGGTGACGCTGAACTGGCAGCCCGATTCTCCGCTCGATCCGTATATGGGCGTGGACAACACGCAGCCGATTCAGGGCCAGAGCTACTACTACACGAACACATCCAACTGGATGCCGATCGCGTGGGGCAACTGCATGATTCGCGCGGGCGTCGGCGATGCTCTGATCAACGGCACGAAGGGCGACGGCACTCCGGCAGTGGCGCATCAGTTCCGTCTGATGACCAACTATCCGAATCCGTTCAACCCGGAGACGATGATACCGTTCGAACTGGCGGAATCCGGCCAGGCGTCCCTGACCATTTACAACGTGATGGGCCAGAAGGTTGCCACGCTGATCAGCGGTGTGCAGCAGGCGGGTTATCACGTGGTGCAGTGGAAGGGGCATGATGATCTGGGCAGTTCCGTCGCCAGCGGCGTCTACCTGATGCGCCTCGAAGCGGGCAACCACGTCGCGACGCAGAAGATCATGCTGCTTCGCTAA
- a CDS encoding flavin reductase family protein encodes MKTSLPPFVHSFPAPAVLVGCGTVDRPNLITISWFGTVCSEPPMISISIRQSRHSYRLVHESREFTVNIPRASDLKAVHYCGAVSGRSLNKFDELGLTAVPCPPLENAPMIAEFFLVLACQVKHEIHLGSHHMFIADVVGIHGERQAGDLPHRPQLRPLEQIAYLDGKYWGLKAIEQSPLKKG; translated from the coding sequence ATGAAAACATCCTTGCCGCCCTTTGTGCATTCCTTTCCGGCCCCGGCGGTGCTGGTAGGATGCGGAACCGTGGACCGGCCCAATCTGATTACGATCTCCTGGTTTGGAACGGTCTGCTCCGAGCCGCCGATGATCAGCATCTCCATCCGTCAGTCGCGGCACAGTTACCGTCTTGTGCATGAGAGCCGGGAGTTCACGGTGAATATCCCGCGGGCCAGCGATCTGAAAGCGGTGCATTACTGTGGCGCGGTTTCCGGCAGAAGCCTCAACAAGTTCGACGAGCTGGGCCTCACGGCGGTGCCTTGCCCGCCGCTGGAAAACGCGCCGATGATCGCCGAGTTCTTTCTCGTCCTCGCCTGTCAGGTGAAACATGAGATTCACCTCGGCTCGCACCACATGTTCATTGCCGACGTCGTCGGCATACACGGAGAACGGCAGGCAGGTGATTTGCCGCACAGACCGCAACTCCGCCCCCTCGAGCAGATTGCCTATCTGGACGGCAAGTATTGGGGCCTGAAAGCCATTGAGCAAAGTCCGCTTAAGAAGGGTTGA
- a CDS encoding PAS domain S-box protein, translated as MIILWLGVSVTLLFFVAAGVSVWKANFSMIHAEASASALHDQLRSLSSDHERRSNLLMDAVEQRDTVSWADTPPDMAIGVIGALTLMDASTALTSARSYVAPLRLAAVQLLHMQDTAVRLLGSGNYAAARTLMESAAYVAECRTLHENVRAIMRIANAQTDRANRIFTAHLMWISVVASIFFLALTTAWLAVMRLMSSHLDVRKKTEADLRESEEKYRTLIDALPQAVLIAKDGIFVFCNPRAAVILGATGAGSLIGLPAETIVREEDREGLLANVAAQARQDSDLPDHYTVMLRRLDGSEFPAEVFVRSVLYKGAVAAQYVLSDITERQRGESALRESEEKYRTLIDSLPHSVVILQDGKVVFANNATAAALGFQSSQDLIGLDRDAFVAPRERERLNSYTTRRVGGEGGAPDHYSATLRRRNEEEFPAEVFVQTVAYGGKPALQTVILDATERQRAEHALRESEERFRNLSDTAPVLIWMGGVGRHTFYFNKSWLRFTGRSVSQEYGHGWKQDVHPDDLPRCMAAYESAFESRTAFTVEYRLRHMDGTDHWVLDTGVPRFTIDGNFAGYVGSCVDITTRRGTEEALRESERRFRELADLLPHTIFESDDHGALTFANRKALEVFGYSVQDIERGPNLLDMLIPADRERARENMSRIMRGETLQGSQYMARRKDGQPFPVVIDSNVRIEDGRPCGLRGMVIDVTERQRTENELRHLNRALKTTGECSQAVVHATDEAALLHDICQIMVQSGGYRMVWVGKIDQNGDKTVKPAAFAGKEQGYLESITITWDDSVAGNGPTGMAIKTLKPWVNRDVAGTDFNAWQEEALKRGYRSSVALPLVGDGRCFGVLSIYSAQTDHFDPAEVKLLSQLADDLAYGITALRVRQEQMRTETALRESEITLRRTFDQSPIGAGIVSLEGHFLRSNDTLCQMLGYTREELETLTYVEITHPDDSPRDMRNVALLATGDLELYETDKRYIRKNGTVMWGHLSLSAVKDPAGKAVYYLPMVQDITERKRVETALLESEEHFRTLYDQAPVGYQSLNEEGCLIDVNETWLSTLGYSREDVLGHWFGDFLALADKDLFRQRFPMFCKIGEVHGVEFDMIRKDGSRMTVSYEGRIARNIDGGFKQTHCIFHDITRRKDAENLLREQAAAFDAAMDGMAILDSQGRYLYLNGEHARLYGYDSPQELVGKSWMVLYDDEELRRMKTDVIPEVWRKGCWHGAAVGKRRDGSRYRQELSLCRTETNGLACVVRYISERDVADLEPSPPSGKQERAVSPEEIEYLAAKVLRQLEAFGGYPCKTEDPNLPAASPEAPSAQDAAPPTKE; from the coding sequence ATGATCATTTTGTGGCTGGGGGTCAGTGTGACTTTGCTGTTCTTTGTCGCGGCTGGAGTGAGCGTTTGGAAAGCGAACTTCAGCATGATCCACGCCGAAGCCAGTGCGAGTGCCTTGCATGATCAGCTAAGGAGCCTAAGCTCCGACCACGAGCGGCGCTCCAATCTTCTCATGGATGCGGTGGAACAGCGTGATACCGTGTCCTGGGCAGATACCCCGCCGGATATGGCGATTGGTGTGATCGGCGCGCTGACGTTGATGGATGCGAGCACAGCCCTTACTTCGGCACGCAGCTACGTTGCGCCACTTCGGCTGGCAGCCGTACAGCTGCTTCACATGCAGGACACTGCCGTGCGTCTGCTCGGCAGCGGGAACTATGCTGCGGCACGCACGCTCATGGAGAGTGCGGCGTATGTCGCCGAGTGCCGCACTCTGCATGAGAACGTGCGCGCCATCATGCGCATCGCGAACGCACAAACGGATCGCGCCAACCGGATTTTTACGGCGCACCTGATGTGGATCAGCGTGGTCGCCAGCATCTTCTTCCTGGCGTTGACTACCGCCTGGCTGGCCGTAATGCGCCTGATGAGCAGCCATCTCGATGTGCGCAAAAAAACGGAAGCGGACCTGCGGGAGAGTGAGGAGAAGTACCGCACGCTGATCGACGCGCTGCCGCAGGCTGTGCTGATCGCCAAGGACGGGATCTTTGTCTTCTGCAATCCGCGTGCCGCCGTCATCTTAGGCGCTACCGGCGCCGGGAGTCTGATCGGCCTTCCCGCGGAAACGATTGTCCGTGAAGAAGACCGGGAGGGGCTGCTGGCGAACGTTGCGGCGCAGGCGCGACAGGATAGCGATCTGCCGGACCATTACACCGTGATGCTGCGCCGGCTGGATGGCTCCGAGTTTCCCGCCGAAGTGTTTGTGCGCTCTGTTTTGTACAAGGGTGCCGTGGCGGCCCAATACGTGCTGTCGGATATTACGGAACGCCAGCGTGGCGAGTCTGCGCTGCGCGAGAGCGAAGAGAAATACCGCACCCTGATCGACTCCCTGCCGCATTCGGTGGTGATCCTGCAGGATGGCAAAGTCGTTTTCGCCAACAACGCAACCGCGGCGGCGCTGGGCTTTCAAAGTTCACAGGACTTGATCGGTCTGGACCGGGATGCCTTTGTGGCGCCGCGGGAGCGGGAACGCCTTAACAGTTATACCACACGGCGTGTTGGCGGCGAGGGCGGGGCGCCCGATCACTACTCGGCAACTCTGCGCCGGCGCAATGAAGAAGAATTTCCCGCCGAGGTGTTTGTTCAGACCGTGGCGTACGGCGGAAAGCCGGCGTTGCAAACCGTGATTCTGGACGCGACGGAACGGCAACGGGCGGAGCATGCGCTGCGGGAGAGCGAAGAGCGATTCCGCAATCTGTCGGATACCGCGCCGGTATTGATCTGGATGGGCGGCGTCGGACGTCATACCTTCTACTTCAACAAATCCTGGCTGCGGTTTACGGGACGCTCCGTCAGTCAGGAATATGGCCACGGCTGGAAGCAGGACGTGCATCCGGACGATCTGCCCCGCTGCATGGCTGCCTATGAAAGCGCCTTCGAATCCCGCACCGCGTTCACCGTCGAATACCGCCTGCGCCACATGGATGGCACGGATCATTGGGTGCTGGACACCGGCGTGCCGCGTTTTACGATCGACGGCAATTTTGCGGGGTACGTCGGATCCTGCGTGGACATCACCACGCGCCGGGGAACGGAAGAGGCGCTGCGCGAAAGCGAGCGACGGTTCCGCGAATTGGCGGATCTGCTGCCGCACACCATTTTTGAATCGGATGATCACGGTGCGCTGACGTTTGCCAACCGCAAGGCCCTGGAGGTCTTCGGCTACAGCGTGCAGGACATTGAGCGTGGCCCGAATCTTCTGGACATGTTGATTCCCGCCGACCGCGAACGCGCGCGAGAGAACATGTCGCGGATCATGCGCGGCGAGACCCTGCAAGGCAGTCAATACATGGCCCGGCGCAAAGACGGCCAACCGTTCCCTGTGGTGATCGATTCCAACGTGCGCATCGAGGACGGCAGGCCCTGTGGTCTGCGTGGCATGGTGATCGACGTTACCGAACGCCAGCGAACGGAAAATGAACTTCGGCACCTTAACCGCGCGCTCAAAACCACCGGTGAGTGCAGCCAGGCAGTGGTCCATGCTACGGACGAGGCCGCATTGCTGCACGACATCTGCCAGATTATGGTCCAGAGCGGCGGCTACCGCATGGTCTGGGTGGGCAAGATCGACCAGAATGGCGACAAGACCGTTAAGCCGGCCGCGTTTGCGGGCAAAGAGCAAGGGTATCTGGAAAGCATCACCATTACGTGGGACGACAGCGTGGCGGGCAACGGGCCGACCGGCATGGCGATCAAGACCCTGAAGCCCTGGGTCAACCGGGACGTCGCCGGCACGGACTTCAATGCGTGGCAGGAAGAGGCCTTGAAACGCGGCTATCGCTCCTCGGTGGCGCTTCCGCTGGTCGGCGATGGGCGCTGTTTCGGTGTGCTGAGCATCTACTCGGCCCAGACCGACCATTTCGATCCTGCAGAGGTGAAACTGCTCAGCCAGCTCGCCGACGATCTGGCGTACGGCATCACCGCGCTGCGGGTGCGGCAGGAGCAGATGCGCACCGAAACCGCCTTGCGGGAAAGCGAAATCACGCTGCGCCGCACCTTCGATCAGTCGCCCATCGGCGCGGGCATTGTTTCTCTGGAGGGCCACTTCCTGCGCAGCAATGATACACTCTGCCAGATGCTCGGCTACACCCGCGAGGAGTTGGAAACGCTGACCTACGTCGAAATCACTCACCCGGATGACTCGCCGCGCGACATGCGTAACGTGGCGCTGCTGGCGACGGGTGACCTCGAACTGTACGAAACCGACAAGCGTTATATCCGTAAGAACGGCACGGTGATGTGGGGCCATCTCTCGCTCAGTGCCGTCAAGGATCCGGCGGGCAAGGCCGTCTATTACCTGCCGATGGTGCAGGACATCACCGAACGCAAGCGGGTAGAAACCGCCTTGCTCGAGAGCGAGGAACATTTCCGCACGCTCTATGATCAGGCGCCGGTGGGCTATCAGTCGCTGAATGAAGAGGGCTGCCTGATTGACGTCAACGAAACCTGGCTCAGCACTCTCGGCTATTCCCGCGAGGATGTTCTGGGACACTGGTTCGGGGACTTCCTTGCCCTGGCCGACAAGGATCTCTTTCGTCAGCGCTTTCCCATGTTCTGCAAGATCGGCGAAGTGCACGGCGTGGAATTCGACATGATCCGCAAAGACGGCTCGCGCATGACTGTCTCCTATGAAGGCCGCATCGCCCGGAACATAGACGGCGGCTTCAAACAGACCCATTGTATCTTCCATGACATCACACGGCGCAAGGACGCGGAGAATCTGCTGCGTGAGCAGGCGGCGGCGTTCGACGCGGCCATGGACGGCATGGCGATTCTCGACTCGCAAGGCCGCTATCTGTATTTGAACGGCGAGCACGCGCGGCTCTATGGCTATGACAGTCCCCAGGAACTGGTCGGCAAGAGCTGGATGGTGCTGTATGATGACGAGGAATTACGGCGGATGAAGACGGACGTGATCCCCGAGGTGTGGCGCAAGGGATGCTGGCACGGCGCGGCGGTTGGCAAACGGCGCGATGGCAGCCGGTACCGTCAGGAACTCTCCCTCTGCCGGACAGAGACCAATGGACTGGCTTGCGTGGTGCGCTACATCAGCGAGCGGGACGTCGCCGATCTTGAACCCTCCCCGCCTTCCGGCAAGCAGGAACGCGCCGTATCGCCCGAGGAGATCGAGTATCTCGCCGCCAAAGTCCTTCGGCAGCTCGAAGCTTTCGGCGGCTACCCCTGCAAAACGGAAGATCCTAACCTCCCGGCGGCCTCTCCAGAGGCACCGTCAGCGCAGGACGCCGCGCCGCCGACGAAAGAGTGA